From the genome of Bacteroides sp. MSB163, one region includes:
- a CDS encoding glycoside hydrolase family 2 protein, whose translation MKKLFISLFLVTFFILESSAQWKPAGDRIKTKWAEQINPSDVLPEYPRPIMQRNDWKNLNGLWDYAVIDKGGRIPTDFEGKILVPFAIESSLSGVGKRVNENQEVIYQRSFEIPSAWKGKQVLLHFGAVDWKTDVWVNDIKVGSHTGGFTPFSFDITPALSTKGSNRLVVKVWDPTDRGPQPRGKQVSRPEGIWYTPVTGIWQTVWLEPVAGKHIEDLRITPDIDRHLLTVKAELNANSTSDFVEVNVYDGNQLIAAGKSINGEPVEVEMPENAKLWSPDSPFLYTLEVTLKEGNKIVDKVDSYAAMRKYSTRRDANGIVRLELNNEALFQFGPLDQGWWPDGLYTAPTDEALLYDIQKTKDFGYNMIRKHIKVEPARWYTHCDQLGIIVWQDMPSGDRGPQWQNRKYFDGTEMKRSAESEAYYRKEWKEIMDCLYSYPCIGTWVPFNEAWGQFKTVEIAEWTKQYDPTRLVNPASGGNHYTCGDMLDLHNYPAPEMYLYDAQRATVLGEYGGIGLVLKDHIWEPNRNWGYVQFNSSKEATDEYVKYADMLYKMVDRGFSAAVYTQTTDVEVEVNGLMTYDRKVIKLDEKLAKEINTRICNSLKK comes from the coding sequence ATGAAAAAATTATTCATCTCGTTATTTTTAGTAACGTTTTTTATTTTGGAGAGTTCGGCTCAATGGAAACCGGCCGGAGATAGAATAAAGACAAAGTGGGCAGAACAGATCAATCCTTCCGATGTATTGCCCGAGTATCCAAGGCCCATCATGCAGCGTAATGACTGGAAAAATTTGAATGGTTTGTGGGATTATGCTGTTATTGATAAAGGTGGACGTATCCCAACTGATTTTGAAGGCAAGATTCTCGTACCTTTTGCTATAGAATCGTCTTTGTCCGGAGTGGGAAAGAGAGTGAACGAAAATCAGGAAGTAATCTATCAACGGAGCTTTGAGATACCTTCAGCCTGGAAAGGAAAACAGGTTCTGTTACATTTTGGTGCCGTTGACTGGAAAACCGATGTATGGGTGAACGATATTAAGGTTGGAAGTCATACCGGAGGATTTACTCCATTCTCCTTTGATATAACTCCTGCTTTGTCAACTAAAGGCAGCAATCGCTTGGTCGTAAAGGTTTGGGACCCTACGGACAGAGGCCCTCAACCACGTGGTAAACAAGTCAGCAGACCGGAAGGTATCTGGTACACTCCTGTAACGGGTATCTGGCAAACTGTATGGCTGGAACCTGTTGCTGGTAAACATATTGAAGATCTTCGTATTACTCCTGATATTGACCGTCACCTGTTAACGGTAAAAGCTGAACTGAACGCCAACAGCACATCAGATTTCGTAGAGGTGAATGTGTATGATGGTAATCAATTAATTGCTGCCGGTAAGAGTATAAATGGAGAACCTGTAGAAGTGGAGATGCCTGAAAATGCAAAACTGTGGAGTCCTGATTCTCCTTTTCTCTATACTTTGGAAGTTACTTTAAAAGAGGGGAATAAGATTGTAGATAAGGTGGATAGCTATGCGGCTATGCGTAAATATTCCACTCGCAGGGATGCCAATGGTATCGTACGTTTGGAACTGAATAATGAAGCACTGTTCCAGTTTGGTCCGCTTGATCAAGGTTGGTGGCCTGACGGTCTGTATACGGCTCCTACGGATGAAGCTTTGCTATACGACATTCAGAAGACAAAAGATTTCGGTTATAATATGATCCGTAAACATATTAAAGTAGAGCCTGCCCGTTGGTATACGCATTGCGACCAGCTTGGAATCATCGTGTGGCAAGACATGCCGAGTGGTGACCGTGGTCCGCAATGGCAGAACCGGAAGTACTTTGACGGTACGGAAATGAAGCGTTCAGCCGAATCAGAAGCTTATTATCGCAAAGAATGGAAAGAAATAATGGATTGTCTGTATTCTTATCCTTGCATTGGTACCTGGGTGCCATTTAATGAGGCTTGGGGACAGTTTAAGACCGTTGAAATTGCTGAATGGACGAAACAATATGATCCAACCCGTTTGGTGAATCCGGCAAGTGGCGGTAATCATTATACTTGTGGTGACATGCTTGATCTGCATAATTATCCGGCACCTGAAATGTACTTGTATGATGCTCAGCGTGCAACTGTCCTGGGTGAATACGGTGGTATCGGTCTTGTTCTGAAGGATCATATCTGGGAGCCGAACCGCAACTGGGGTTATGTTCAGTTTAACTCTTCCAAGGAAGCTACGGATGAATATGTGAAGTATGCCGATATGCTGTATAAGATGGTAGACAGAGGATTCTCAGCAGCTGTCTATACACAAACTACTGACGTGGAAGTGGAAGTGAATGGCCTGATGACCTATGACCGTAAGGTTATTAAGCTGGATGAAAAGCTGGCTAAAGAAATAAATACACGTATCTGTAATTCGTTGAAAAAGTAA
- a CDS encoding DUF2589 domain-containing protein has protein sequence MISFKLFVEAIHHAIVSASDSLMDKNEGLLDKYFEKPVDGEGKNKGALVPKIVQLEYPALDDTGAVITTTVQVPLITLVPVTASKIEKATVTAEFALEVINDELQISFPNKKISENATVGKLEIVISPQELTDGLELIIEGYANALKRQIT, from the coding sequence ATGATTAGCTTTAAATTGTTTGTAGAGGCTATCCATCATGCCATTGTAAGTGCCAGCGACTCACTGATGGATAAGAATGAAGGTTTGCTGGATAAGTATTTTGAAAAGCCTGTTGACGGGGAGGGGAAAAATAAAGGGGCATTGGTTCCGAAGATAGTGCAACTTGAATATCCTGCTTTGGATGATACCGGAGCAGTTATTACTACAACAGTTCAGGTCCCTTTAATCACATTGGTGCCTGTTACAGCTTCTAAAATAGAGAAGGCTACTGTGACGGCAGAATTTGCCTTGGAAGTTATAAATGATGAACTACAGATCAGCTTCCCTAATAAAAAAATATCAGAAAATGCTACGGTGGGAAAATTGGAGATTGTTATTTCGCCACAAGAATTAACGGATGGACTGGAATTGATTATCGAGGGATATGCAAATGCTTTGAAACGGCAGATTACCTGA
- a CDS encoding DUF2589 domain-containing protein: protein MSENEQGTFKPQFGAELNIESIIGAPLVAASKANVMMLTGQAQFLLDYCFTKEEGSDLRQPLMIEMVLTQPVVDHTKQPTDPGYISINKMAFQVPLLCLLPLNSLAIDKINVDFDLEITSVGSYDYKSQVNADVQLVEKKAVLNGRIAPAKQEYKKNFREQYDSTLSSRLKVNIHAGRLPLPKGVLTLLDLYTKSIQPIQKIDKQSEKEE from the coding sequence ATGTCTGAAAACGAGCAAGGTACATTCAAACCTCAATTTGGGGCGGAGCTTAACATTGAATCAATCATTGGCGCACCTTTGGTGGCGGCCTCGAAAGCCAATGTTATGATGCTGACCGGGCAGGCTCAGTTCTTGCTTGATTATTGCTTCACAAAAGAGGAGGGAAGTGACTTGCGACAACCTCTTATGATAGAGATGGTGCTGACTCAGCCGGTTGTTGATCATACGAAACAACCGACTGATCCGGGATACATCTCTATCAACAAAATGGCTTTTCAGGTTCCTTTACTGTGTTTATTGCCTTTAAATTCTCTTGCAATTGATAAGATCAATGTGGATTTTGATTTGGAAATCACATCAGTGGGTTCTTATGATTATAAATCGCAAGTAAATGCGGATGTGCAGCTTGTAGAGAAGAAGGCGGTTCTGAATGGAAGAATTGCTCCGGCCAAACAGGAATATAAGAAAAACTTCCGTGAACAATATGATAGCACTTTGTCAAGCCGTCTTAAAGTGAATATACATGCGGGCAGATTACCTTTGCCTAAAGGAGTATTGACTTTACTTGATTTGTATACGAAATCGATACAGCCCATACAAAAGATAGATAAACAGTCGGAAAAAGAAGAATAG
- a CDS encoding DUF2589 domain-containing protein, with product MDTNLLSMSQQFSGLPMESLIGGPLNAAAKANSAMALTQTRFMLDTCFNMAKKDKDGNDIPTQYEPIMIDMILTRSVISEDKDGKVSVTPASTKFTLPLLTILPINSLAVETVDINFEMEVKSSFSEDDNKTSESASSGSGSFETKLGWGPLSVSIKGSASYSSKDSATHNTHYEKSNSAKYTVNVHAGQLPLPKGVNTIIEAFTQAIQPISLTPAKKED from the coding sequence ATGGATACAAATTTATTATCGATGTCGCAGCAATTCTCCGGGCTGCCAATGGAAAGCTTAATCGGAGGTCCTTTGAATGCAGCCGCTAAGGCGAATTCTGCAATGGCTCTTACTCAAACAAGATTTATGTTGGATACTTGTTTCAATATGGCGAAGAAGGATAAAGATGGGAACGACATTCCGACCCAGTATGAGCCTATCATGATTGATATGATTCTTACTAGAAGTGTTATTTCAGAGGATAAAGATGGAAAGGTTTCTGTTACCCCTGCTTCTACAAAATTCACTTTGCCTCTTTTGACTATTCTGCCAATTAATTCATTAGCTGTGGAAACTGTGGATATTAATTTTGAAATGGAAGTAAAATCAAGTTTCTCTGAAGATGATAACAAAACGTCTGAAAGCGCGAGTTCAGGTTCCGGTAGCTTTGAAACTAAATTGGGTTGGGGACCGCTATCTGTATCTATAAAAGGATCAGCCAGTTATTCTTCAAAGGATTCTGCTACTCATAATACACATTATGAAAAGAGCAATTCTGCCAAGTATACGGTAAATGTACATGCAGGTCAACTGCCGCTTCCTAAAGGAGTAAATACAATAATTGAAGCATTTACACAAGCAATTCAACCTATATCATTGACCCCTGCAAAAAAAGAAGATTAA
- a CDS encoding PP2C family protein-serine/threonine phosphatase — translation MLLLKCQLASDIGCIRTNNEDMILFNGGLYRDETYEQKFELIPRARFTAFVADGMGGHEGGEFASELATQAFDRFITDLPSGLSHEALFGEIKNWVNETHALITNKGVELPQYEGMGTTFVGMFSYEENIYMVNIGDSRLYRYRGGILKQLSSDHSMRELTGDMTTPSNVIYNSLGAGTSAFADFTELTGQLLDEDLFLICSDGLSDMLTDDQIEEVLQQEPTAINLIEAAKAAGGRDNVSVVLLRVTE, via the coding sequence ATGTTATTATTAAAATGTCAGCTTGCCAGTGATATAGGGTGTATACGTACCAATAATGAAGATATGATACTTTTCAATGGAGGACTTTATCGTGACGAAACATACGAACAAAAGTTTGAACTCATTCCTCGGGCTCGTTTTACGGCTTTTGTAGCGGATGGTATGGGTGGACACGAAGGTGGAGAATTTGCCAGTGAGTTGGCTACCCAGGCATTCGACCGTTTTATTACCGATCTTCCTTCCGGACTTTCCCATGAGGCGCTGTTCGGCGAGATAAAGAATTGGGTGAATGAAACTCATGCTCTGATAACAAACAAGGGCGTTGAACTTCCTCAATACGAGGGAATGGGAACCACTTTTGTAGGCATGTTCAGTTATGAAGAGAACATTTATATGGTGAATATCGGAGATAGCCGCCTGTATCGTTATCGTGGCGGTATTCTGAAACAGCTTTCATCGGACCATTCTATGCGGGAACTGACCGGAGATATGACTACTCCATCCAACGTAATATATAACTCTTTGGGTGCCGGAACATCTGCTTTTGCCGATTTCACCGAATTAACCGGCCAATTATTGGATGAAGATCTCTTTTTGATTTGTTCCGATGGTTTAAGTGATATGCTTACAGATGATCAGATTGAAGAAGTTCTTCAACAAGAACCTACTGCAATCAATCTGATAGAAGCTGCAAAGGCGGCAGGTGGTAGAGATAATGTGAGTGTTGTGCTTCTGCGGGTAACAGAATAG
- a CDS encoding FHA domain-containing protein produces the protein MSILVNCPKCRVEIESDSYYCDQCGVELYICPQCHVFGKGKRCTQCGQPLVSAANQVVSLVHPSTSSVNSPASSVSPAPSKAVAPEPSGPVHVCPASSEPEKTMRPGVSAPPLPVRLVCSAAGIRLGLGNGAVIGRRKGDYVSAFASQGYVSGTHARLQKSVSGQWEIVDLDSTNGTFVNGNRLSPNVPAVFNIRDIVRIANLDFKVE, from the coding sequence ATGAGTATATTAGTCAACTGCCCCAAGTGCAGAGTTGAAATAGAAAGTGATAGTTACTATTGCGACCAATGCGGTGTCGAACTGTATATTTGTCCTCAATGCCATGTGTTTGGAAAGGGGAAACGATGCACGCAGTGCGGTCAGCCGTTAGTATCCGCTGCAAATCAAGTCGTGTCACTTGTGCATCCTTCGACTTCTTCCGTGAATTCCCCGGCTTCTTCTGTGAGTCCGGCTCCCTCTAAGGCTGTTGCACCGGAACCTTCCGGACCTGTTCACGTATGCCCGGCTTCCTCTGAGCCTGAAAAGACAATGCGTCCGGGAGTATCCGCACCTCCACTTCCTGTACGTTTGGTTTGTTCTGCCGCAGGCATTCGTTTAGGTTTGGGAAATGGTGCTGTGATTGGGCGTAGAAAGGGTGATTATGTATCTGCATTCGCTTCTCAGGGATATGTTTCCGGTACCCATGCCCGCTTACAGAAGAGTGTATCCGGACAATGGGAAATAGTGGATCTGGATTCTACCAATGGTACGTTTGTCAACGGTAACCGTCTTTCGCCGAATGTGCCTGCTGTGTTTAACATCAGAGATATCGTTCGTATAGCCAATCTTGATTTCAAGGTTGAATAG
- a CDS encoding AAA family ATPase, which yields MNCPKCNKPNRENAVFCKWCGTNVVTKATEPLRELVGMETVKNQLQDLVNTCESLALRAQRSGISIRLGMDMIITGNTGTGKTKLAGVLQKLLYSSGIIKKPAMKVVDAVDYEEFAKEWEKNTADLKGGILCIENVQKLLPSGAANDINKLDKLFSCMDKWNNDPIVILSGLSSAFKEFLISNPDVRNRFEYYFDLKDFSMEELKQLCIHELKKRYGIALSEEADAKLERVFKNEMRQKSDDFGNGHLAVKKAADIFANTIKRDPNASVAIPEDIPGKEFRQKSYEEIMAELDEFVGIDEIKATVQKIIHKIDFERERKGAGAKREVKDHFLFLGNPGTGKTTIARIFADILNSLEVLPIGQLVEVSRKELVAGYVGQTALAVEKYVDMAMGGVLFIDEAYTLKQGDNDQFGQEAIDTLLKLVEDRRGQFVAIAAGYTKEMGEFLRSNSGMASRFNETVTFRDYKADELTEIFRRQVKKEHLTLDEEAEAFIRNYFSKMYLTRTRNFGNAREVRNAMDRAIKNQGVRLLELKGTPDYDASMVHVLTRADIEGEESRNIKSLDAVLTELNEFVGMDSVKAEIRALANKIAMDKEMMEMGIADAEVTPVHIVLTGNPGTGKTTIACKLGEVFKAIGLLPTDKVVEKERKHLISTYQNETAKLVDKACDEAMGGILFIDEAYALMPISAGGSKDQTGVEAVEALMTRMVKDAGKFVVICAGYRAEMEEFVNNANPGFRRRFSNFLHIEDYSADQLICIYRSLIRKKGNTLTPDAEEMLIKLVDEMVTSKDENFGNAGEMVKLFEKTKARRANRLAQLHAGGQTLTCEMYLTIEAEDIPYDPPKMINEEECMAELNQLIGLSGVKREVKEISDYIKVERAKAEAMGKKFQGVVDHYLFVGNPGTGKTTVARIMGNIFYSLGVLPSNRLLEVTRKDLVEGYVGQTATKTARVVKRAVGGVLFIDEAYSLMGDNFGQEATNTILPMLLDYKGKMVCIAAGYPREIRQWIDTNSGLESRFTKVIHFEDYNPDELAQIFKMKVKKDKLTLTSEAENAMHVYFTDLYNRRERNFANAREVNNYFDRVKKNQSSRLRHEMERPDFDPASYSILLPEDIG from the coding sequence ATGAATTGTCCGAAATGTAATAAGCCGAACCGTGAAAACGCTGTTTTCTGCAAATGGTGTGGTACCAATGTGGTTACTAAAGCTACCGAACCGCTGCGTGAGTTGGTGGGGATGGAAACTGTCAAGAACCAGTTGCAGGATTTGGTAAATACTTGTGAGTCGCTCGCTTTGCGTGCACAGCGTAGTGGCATTTCCATTCGTCTGGGCATGGATATGATTATTACGGGAAATACCGGAACTGGTAAAACCAAACTGGCAGGAGTGTTGCAAAAACTATTGTATTCCAGTGGTATTATCAAGAAGCCTGCCATGAAAGTAGTGGATGCGGTGGATTATGAGGAGTTTGCCAAAGAGTGGGAAAAGAATACCGCCGACCTGAAAGGGGGTATTCTTTGCATTGAAAATGTGCAGAAGCTTTTGCCTTCGGGTGCAGCCAATGATATCAATAAGCTTGATAAGCTGTTCAGCTGTATGGATAAGTGGAACAATGATCCGATAGTCATTCTTTCCGGGCTTTCATCGGCCTTTAAAGAGTTTCTGATATCCAATCCTGATGTGCGCAATCGCTTTGAGTATTACTTCGATCTGAAAGATTTCAGTATGGAGGAACTGAAGCAGCTTTGTATCCATGAACTCAAAAAACGTTATGGGATTGCATTGAGTGAGGAAGCGGATGCTAAATTGGAACGTGTGTTTAAGAATGAAATGCGGCAGAAATCAGATGATTTCGGGAACGGGCATTTGGCTGTGAAAAAAGCGGCTGATATCTTTGCCAATACTATCAAGCGCGATCCGAATGCATCGGTAGCCATTCCTGAGGATATTCCCGGTAAAGAGTTCCGGCAGAAGAGTTATGAGGAGATCATGGCAGAGCTGGATGAGTTTGTCGGTATCGATGAAATCAAGGCAACGGTGCAGAAAATCATTCATAAGATAGATTTTGAACGGGAACGGAAAGGTGCCGGAGCTAAACGGGAAGTCAAAGATCATTTTCTGTTCCTTGGTAATCCAGGGACGGGGAAGACTACGATTGCCCGTATCTTTGCTGATATCCTGAATTCACTGGAAGTGCTGCCCATCGGTCAGCTGGTGGAAGTTTCACGTAAGGAACTGGTTGCAGGGTATGTGGGTCAGACGGCTTTGGCGGTGGAAAAATATGTGGATATGGCTATGGGCGGAGTGCTGTTCATTGATGAAGCCTATACATTGAAGCAAGGTGATAATGACCAGTTCGGCCAGGAGGCAATTGATACGTTGCTGAAACTGGTAGAAGACCGTCGCGGGCAGTTTGTGGCTATTGCTGCCGGATATACAAAGGAGATGGGAGAATTTCTGAGATCCAACTCGGGGATGGCCTCCCGTTTCAATGAAACGGTGACTTTCCGCGACTATAAAGCCGATGAATTGACGGAAATCTTCCGCCGACAGGTGAAGAAAGAGCATCTGACTCTGGATGAAGAGGCCGAGGCATTTATCCGTAATTACTTCTCGAAGATGTACCTGACCCGTACACGCAATTTCGGTAATGCCCGTGAGGTACGGAACGCAATGGATCGTGCAATCAAGAATCAGGGAGTCCGGTTGCTGGAATTGAAGGGTACACCAGATTATGATGCGTCTATGGTGCATGTACTGACGCGTGCCGATATTGAAGGTGAAGAAAGCAGAAATATCAAGAGTCTGGACGCTGTACTTACTGAGCTGAACGAATTTGTCGGTATGGACAGCGTAAAAGCGGAAATACGTGCGCTGGCGAACAAGATAGCCATGGACAAGGAGATGATGGAAATGGGTATTGCTGACGCTGAGGTGACTCCTGTACACATTGTGCTGACGGGTAATCCGGGGACAGGTAAGACTACCATTGCCTGCAAACTGGGAGAGGTCTTTAAAGCCATCGGTCTGCTGCCTACCGATAAAGTCGTGGAAAAAGAACGTAAACATCTGATAAGTACGTATCAGAATGAGACGGCCAAACTTGTGGATAAGGCTTGTGACGAAGCAATGGGCGGTATTCTTTTCATAGATGAAGCCTATGCCCTGATGCCTATCAGTGCGGGTGGAAGTAAGGACCAGACTGGAGTGGAAGCCGTGGAGGCACTAATGACCCGAATGGTGAAGGATGCCGGGAAATTCGTGGTTATCTGTGCCGGTTATCGCGCTGAAATGGAGGAATTTGTCAATAATGCCAATCCGGGCTTCCGGCGCAGGTTTAGTAATTTTCTGCATATCGAGGACTACTCGGCAGACCAGTTGATCTGTATTTATCGCTCTCTTATCAGGAAGAAAGGGAATACACTGACACCGGATGCAGAAGAGATGCTGATTAAGTTAGTCGATGAAATGGTGACATCGAAAGATGAGAACTTTGGAAATGCCGGAGAAATGGTGAAACTCTTTGAGAAAACCAAAGCCCGCCGTGCCAACCGACTGGCACAACTACATGCCGGAGGACAGACCTTGACTTGCGAAATGTACCTGACCATCGAGGCGGAGGATATTCCGTATGATCCGCCAAAGATGATCAATGAAGAAGAGTGCATGGCGGAATTGAACCAATTGATCGGATTATCTGGCGTGAAACGTGAAGTGAAGGAAATTTCCGATTATATCAAAGTGGAGCGTGCTAAGGCGGAAGCTATGGGTAAGAAATTCCAGGGTGTAGTGGATCACTATCTCTTTGTCGGTAATCCGGGAACGGGAAAGACTACTGTGGCACGTATCATGGGAAATATTTTCTACTCATTGGGTGTATTGCCCAGCAATCGCTTGTTGGAAGTAACCCGTAAGGACCTGGTAGAAGGCTATGTGGGACAGACTGCCACTAAGACGGCACGCGTTGTGAAGCGTGCGGTGGGTGGTGTGCTTTTTATTGACGAAGCTTATTCACTGATGGGCGATAACTTCGGGCAGGAGGCTACGAATACCATTTTGCCGATGTTGCTTGATTATAAGGGGAAGATGGTTTGCATTGCTGCCGGGTATCCGCGTGAGATCCGCCAATGGATTGATACGAATTCCGGTTTGGAATCCCGCTTTACCAAGGTGATTCATTTCGAGGACTATAATCCTGATGAATTGGCGCAAATTTTTAAGATGAAGGTGAAAAAGGATAAGCTTACACTGACTTCTGAGGCAGAAAATGCCATGCATGTTTACTTTACGGACTTATATAATCGTCGTGAACGTAATTTTGCCAATGCCCGTGAAGTAAATAACTATTTCGATCGGGTGAAGAAGAACCAGAGCTCCCGTCTTCGTCACGAAATGGAGCGTCCTGATTTTGATCCGGCAAGCTACAGCATATTGTTACCTGAGGATATAGGATAA